Proteins found in one Malassezia vespertilionis chromosome 5, complete sequence genomic segment:
- the clc1 gene encoding Clathrin light chain (EggNog:ENOG503P0SF; COG:U; BUSCO:EOG09264XOC) has product MAFEFTEFQSTAETDPTSEFLERERLAAGTLLGNDAGLFGAANEHGGAEHDFEQHAQDFPPLDGEGEFEGSFEAIEVNGGDIVAPAREEAAAFKRADSLMEMFEPREGQESVQTFQKSFPDTYELESGVVPATQEHKEAAYEEPELFLAKETTKDKMFSYDELDTETQALREWNDNQADEVARREAAAERQRGETVSKAEQEIDQFYANYNAEKAKNIKKNKEAEARFLERKQQELAEGTTWTRITKLLDLQNSQSKTIAKVGPGSSDLGRLKELYLNLRREGDTAPGAAGY; this is encoded by the coding sequence ATGGCGTTTGAGTTCACAGAGTTCCAAAGCACAGCGGAGACGGATCCGACCTCAGAATTCCTTGAGCGTGAGAGGCTGGCTGCCGGTACGTTGCTTGGCAACGATGCCGGATTGTTTGGCGCCGCGAACGAACATGGCGGAGCTGAGCACGACTTTGAACAGCACGCACAGGATTTCCCCCCGTTGGACGGCGAGGGTGAATTTGAGGGTAGTTTTGAGGCGATCGAAGTAAATGGAGGAGATATTGTTGCACCTGCAAGGGAGGAGGCTGCTGCGTTCAAGCGCGCAGACTCGCTCATGGAGATGttcgagccgcgcgaggGACAGGAATCGGTGCAGACGTTTCAGAAAAGCTTCCCCGATACGTACGAACTCGAATCCGGAGTAGTGCCAGCGACTCAAGAGCACAAGGAAGCTGCTTACGAGGAGCCTGAATTGTTTTTGGCGAAAGAGACGACCAAGGATAAGATGTTCAGTTACGACGAGCTGGACACAGagacgcaagcgcttcgcgAATGGAACGACAACCAGGCAGACGAagttgcgcggcgcgaagctgctgcagagcgccagcgcggcgagacGGTTTCCAAGGCCGAGCAAGAAATCGACCAGTTCTATGCAAACTACAACGCTGAGAAGGCGAAGAACATTAAGAAAAACAAggaggccgaggcgcgcttTTTGGAGCGTAAGCAGCAGGAGCTTGCAGAGGGTACAACATGGACACGAATCACCAAGCTGCTTGACTTACAAAACAGCCAGTCCAAGACGATCGCCAAGGTCGGACCCGGCTCGAGCGATTTGGGACGGCTCAAGGAGCTGTACCTAAACCTGAGGCGCGAGGGCGACACAGCGCCCGGTGCAGCAGGCTATTAG
- the MRPL23 gene encoding 54S ribosomal protein L23, mitochondrial (BUSCO:EOG092654LJ; COG:J; EggNog:ENOG503P1Y2) translates to MSQRVGNTSLAFSRMWHHVDARERVLGHLARSIAVTLMGKHKPLYDPAVDAGDYVVVTNASHIAVTGKKADQKLYRHHTMYPGGLKEIPFNTMLQKKPEEIIRRAVSGMLPKNKLRDRRLERLKIFPDDTNPYEANIVKRYGVSQAWS, encoded by the exons ATGTCGCAGCGTGTGGGCAAT ACATCCCTCGCATTCTCTCGGATGTGGCATCATGTGGATGCACGCGAGAGGGTGCTTGGTCATCTTGCCCGCTCCATCGCAGTGACGCTGATGGGCAAGCACAAGCCCTTGTACGACCCTGCCGTCGACGCTGGCGATTATGTCGTAGTCACGAATGCGTCGCACATTGCAGTCACGGGCAAGAAAGCAGACCAGAAACTGTACCGCCACCATACGATGTACCCAGGCGGTCTGAAGGAAATTCCGTTCAACACCATGCTGCAGAAGAAGCCGGAAGAGATTATCCGCCGTGCCGTTTCGGGCATGCTGCCTAAGAATAAGTTGCGCGATCGCCGCTTGGAGCGGCTCAAGATATTTCCTGACGACACGAATCCATACGAGGCAAA CATTGTGAAGCGGTACGGTGTCTCACAGGCATGGTCATGA
- the SMC5 gene encoding Structural maintenance of chromosomes protein 5 (EggNog:ENOG503NUF3; COG:B; COG:D; COG:L; BUSCO:EOG0926071Q), protein MSEARRRPKRRREDHDTMGEADTIQLAQDIALNVAGAMPHEQRRATTGYVPGSIVRVACERFVTYDAVEFFPGPYLNMIIGPNGTGKSTVVSAIALGLGWKPSVLGRAKDVASYVKLGHGEGWVEIELQGFSGKDNIVIRRVLFRESNSSDWLLNGANASAREVNEAVSQFHIEVGNLCTFLPQDRVADFAYMSPQRLLRETQYAAGHPKLSEWHDMLISFGGDLGKIKQRITNDTEEYTHLENRNRVLERDVRRYEERVELENRMRMLEARVHFAKYREAKQRYDIAHTERAQAKTQVRECERALLPVQEERDRLEQRAQKMDLQLSVQRKEADDTYGTCRRIEQEREQVDLEMSSLNEQERQLEAAETNRGQQIQALRARIAAMEEETAEEPAQIDTSALDADLRAVKGEHRTITEDCRDLDSQQSDLAAAQQQQRTRKQAVERKLTESNNIRHQRLQILAHNDKDTYEAIRWLDSHRDMFQHRVYDPVLVLLSVKRPDAARAVETCLNWNIQRTFVCQSRADYDLFTRELIDTRGWRLNVVEQEGSAPLTSFKPPISLDALQEAGFDNYILDNVDAPEDVLRFLCTNAHIHLIPISFRGTANAEEVERLRKFQRYIIGTTLFTTFYSKYGKRLPVTQSRELRPLRNFAHSSQSQEKGEAEHQLVAVNEEIARLDERVQQNRRMFDMKRTRLQDLSTKREQLVEEQRAAHRLVSEWRKARSLLAAERQKLVREESRPSAASQRQQINDERKKNALQLGKAAERYLRTLHTLMHARKQCDILVLSKLRHTTELNRIMEQIRTHQTELKEAMDALERVVSVFGQAKEETLAAKHFYELHMESVDAETQQTFFDQYRDDAEGVDQLELQLQGAKASFDIPWGIGPSVLEAFRARKAKIAELKATMDATKVEQTQLESKVQRVESQWLPSLEHLVANVNERFSAAFARLGCAGEVRLARDESFEKWGIDILVKFRETEQLQLLTGHRQSGGERSLSTILYLLSLTELARSPFSLVDEINQGMDPRAERAVHDQMVAITCRPEAGQYFLITPKLLTGLRYHELMKVLLINNGIWLPERLNLSEIVSQKRARVPGASDRSSATASAAS, encoded by the coding sequence ATGTCTGAGGCGCGCAGGcggccaaagcgccgcagggAGGACCATGATACGATGGGCGAGGCAGATACTATacagcttgcgcaagacaTTGCGCTAAATGTGGCTGGTGCAATGCCccacgagcagcgcagggCGACGACTGGGTATGTGCCCGGCTCGATTGTACGCGTCGCCTGCGAGCGATTTGTTACCTACGATGCGGTGGAATTCTTCCCCGGGCCGTACCTGAATATGATTATTGGTCCGAACGGTACTGGAAAAAGCACCGTGGTGAGTGCGATTGCGCTGGGACTCGGCTGGAAGCCCTCTGTGCTTGGCCGTGCGAAAGATGTGGCAAGCTATGTAAAGCTCGGCCATGGCGAGGGCTGGGTAGAAATTGAACTGCAGGGGTTTTCTGGGAAAGACAATATCGTGATTCGCCGTGTCCTCTTTCGCGAATCGAACTCGAGCGACTGGCTTTTAAATGGTGCAAATGCAAGCGCACGAGAAGTAAACGAAGCCGTATCGCAGTTCCACATTGAGGTCGGAAATTTGTGTACTTTTCTCCCCCAGGACCGTGTAGCTGATTTTGCATACATGTCACCGCagcggctgctgcgcgagacgcaGTACGCTGCTGGGCATCCCAAGCTTAGCGAATGGCACGACATGCTTATTTCGTTTGGCGGAGACCTCGGTAAAATCAAACAGCGCATTACCAACGATACAGAGGAGTATACACACTTGGAGAATCGCAACCGCGTACTGGAACGCGATGTCCGACGCTACGAAGAGCGTGTAGAGTTGGAGAACCGCATGCGTATGTTGGAAGCGCGCGTTCATTTTGCCAAGTACCGCGAGGCAAAGCAGCGGTACGACATTGCGCATACCGAGCGGGCGCAAGCAAAGACACAGGTGCGGGAGtgcgagcgtgcgctgttGCCTGTGCAAGAGGAACGCGATCGACTTGAGCAGCGGGCACAAAAGATGGATCTACAGCTGTCCGTGCAGCGAAAAGAGGCGGACGACACGTACGGGACATGTCGACGCATTGAGCAAGAACGCGAGCAGGTGGACTTGGAAATGTCATCTTTGAACGAGCAGGAACGTCAGCTTGAAGCGGCCGAGACCAATAGGGGGCAACAAATCCAGGCACTACgggcgcgcattgcagccATGGAAGAGGAGACGGCTGAAGAACCAGCGCAGATTGACACCAGCGCATTAGACGCAGATTTGCGCGCAGTAAAAGGCGAGCACCGTACCATTACAGAAGATTGCCGCGACTTGGACTCGCAACAATCCGATCtggcggcagcgcagcagcagcagcgaaCACGCAAACAAGCAgtggagcgcaagctgaCGGAAAGCAATAATATCCGGCaccagcgcttgcagatATTGGCGCATAACGATAAGGATACGTACGAAGCGATCCGGTGGCTTGATAGCCACCGGGACATGTTCCAGCACAGGGTTTATGACCCCGTGCTTGTCCTGCTGAGTGTAAAGCGCCCGGATGCGGCACGCGCTGTGGAAACGTGCCTGAATTGGAATATCCAGCGTACATTTGTATGCCAAAGCCGTGCAGACTACGATCTGTTCACGCGAGAGCTCATTGACACGCGCGGATGGCGCCTGAATGTTGTGGAACAAGAAGGAAGTGCTCCGCTAACCTCGTTTAAACCACCAATTTCTTTGGATGCGTTGCAAGAGGCAGGATTTGACAACTATATCTTGGACAATGTCGATGCGCCGGAGGATGTGTTGCGTTTTCTGTGCACCAATGCACACATCCACCTCATTCCCATATCCTTCCGCGGTACGGCGAATGCAGAAGAAGTCGAACGCCTGCGAAAATTCCAGCGCTACATTATCGGCACGACTCTCTTTACCACATTTTACTCCAAATATGGGAAGCGGTTGCCAGTGACACAATCGCGCGAACTgcgcccgctgcgcaacTTTGCGCACTCGAGTCAGTCGCAAGAAAAAGGCGAGGCTGAGCACCAGCTTGTTGCCGTGAACGAAGAAATAGCACGGCTGGACGAGCGAGTACAGCAAAACCGTCGTATGTTTGACATGAAGCGAACCAGGCTGCAGGATTTGAGCACAAAACGTGAACAGCTTGTCGAAGAGCAGCGTGCTGCCCACCGTCTGGTTTCTGAATGGCGGAAGGCTCGCTCTCTCTTAGCTGCTGAGCGCCAAAAGCTAGTGCGAGAAGAATCGCGCCCCTCGGCTGCATCGCAGCGACAACAAATCAATGATGAGCGAAAGAAGAACGCATTGCAGCTTGGAAAAGCAGCCGAGCGCTATTTACGTACGCTTCACACGCTgatgcatgcacgcaagcAATGCGATATATTGGTGCTCTCTAAATTGCGGCACACCACAGAGCTGAACCGCATAATGGAGCAGATCCGTACACACCAAACGGAGCTAAAAGAGGCGATGGATGCTTTGGAGCGTGTAGTGAGCGTATTTGGTCAGGCAAAGGAAGAAACGCTCGCGGCCAAGCATTTTTACGAACTACATATGGAGAGTGTGGATGCAGAAACACAGCAAACATTCTTTGATCAATACAGAGATGATGCAGAGGGGGTCGATCAGCTGGAATTACAGCTACAAGGCGCAAAAGCATCTTTCGATATACCATGGGGAATAGGGCCGAGCGTATTGGAAGCTTTCCGAGCCAGGAAGGCCAAAATTGCGGAACTGAAGGCGACTATGGATGCGACAAAAGTGGAACAGACGCAGCTCGAGTCCAAGGTACAGCGAGTAGAGAGCCAGTGGCTGCCATCGCTGGAGCATTTGGTTGCAAATGTAAACGAGCGATTTTCCGCTGCATTTGCTCGCCTTGGGTGCGCTGGCGAAGTTCGACTGGCGCGCGATGAGAGTTTCGAAAAGTGGGGTATAGATATCCTCGTCAAATTCCGCGAAAcggagcagctgcagctgcttACTGGCCACCGACAATCAGGCGGCGAGCGGTCCTTGTCCACGATATTGTACTTGCTCAGCCTTACGGAACTCGCTCGCTCGCCGTTTTCGCTCGTGGATGAGATCAATCAAGGCATGGATCCACGCGCAGagcgtgcagtgcacgaTCAGATGGTCGCCATTACATGCAGACCGGAAGCGGGGCAGTACTTTTTGATTACGCCTAAGCTTTTGACCGGGCTTCGGTATCATGAACTCATGAAAGTGCTACTCATCAACAATGGGATATGGTTACCAGAGCGACTTAATCTATCAGAGATTGTGTCacagaagcgcgcgcgggtTCCTGGGGCATCAGACCGCTCCAGTGccacggcaagcgccgctaGCTGA
- a CDS encoding uncharacterized protein (EggNog:ENOG503P1X6; TransMembrane:1 (o47-71i); COG:O; COG:T; COG:U) — translation MPGDAFLLERIEANVIMYSDLESDYINPIDLCNKLNQFTLPEMGAQAFLSVLFLFTGQWFALLINVPLVAYNANKYVLATH, via the exons ATGCCTGGTGACG CTTTTCTattggagcgcatcgaggcTAAC GTGATCATGTACTCTGATTTGGAGTCGGACTACATTAATCCTATCGATCTCTGCAACAAGCTAAACCAG TTTACGCTCCCTGAGATGGGTGCCCAGGCTTTTCTTTCTGTGCTTTTCTTGTTTACGGGACAATGGTTCGCACTTCTCATTAACGTTCCTCTCGTTGCTTATAACGCCAACAAGTATGTTCTTGCTACCCACTAA
- a CDS encoding pyridoxal 5'-phosphate synthase (glutamine hydrolyzing) (EggNog:ENOG503NZ52; COG:H): MPILSADGREMESEAAAAQKPDAPPSWSGATSQDTGGEVEGADLPIANISRIMKRSLPDNGKIAKNAKECMQECVSELISFITSEASDRCGSEKRKTINGDDILYSLRVLGFDNYEQVLKVYLSRYRQAQEENPRQRRRRNTKTRIPNADDASGSAGTAGEEEDGGELDSDDGEEEEQE; encoded by the exons ATGCCGATCCTTTCTGCGGATGGCAGAGAAATGGAGAGCGAAGCTGCTGCGGCTCAGAAgccggatgcgccgcccagcTGGTCGGGAGCGACATCACAAGATACGGGCGGGGAGGTGGAAG GCGCAGACTTGCCGATTGCAAATATTTCCAGGATTATGAAGCGTTCCTTGCCGGATAACGGCAAGATCGCAAAGAACGCAAAGGAATGCATGCAAGAATGTGTAAGTGAGCTTATCAGCTTCATCACATCGGAAGCGAGCGatcgctgcggcagcgAGAAACGCAAAACAATCAATGGAGACGATATTCTTTACTCGTTACGCGTTCTTGGCTTTGACAACTACGAACAAGTGTTAAAAGTATACCTTAGTCGCTATCGCCAG GCTCAGGAAGAGAACCCACGTCAGCGCCGTCGACGAAACACCAAAACGCGTATTCCAAACGCGGATGACGCGTCTGGTAGTGCCGGCACAGCCGGCGAGGAGGAAGACGGTGGTGAGCTCGATAGCGACGATGGGGAAGAGGAAGAACAAGAGTGA
- the ARB1 gene encoding ABC transporter ATP-binding protein arb1 (EggNog:ENOG503NUDQ; COG:S; BUSCO:EOG092614E6) — MKKLALATERNASGVIVSDKQSRDIHIESFSMSFHGRLLIDNATVQLNYGQRYGLLGENGCGKTTFLEALANRDVEIPAHIDIYLVRGEVDPTEEQALDYIIKSAREKVVRIEKEIEDMSVADDIDEMALALKYEELEELDPSTFEAKASAILHGLGFSQAMMAKPTKDLSGGWRMRVSLARALFIKPHLLLMDEPTNHLDLEAVVWLEAYLSTYNHILVFTSHSADFMDNVCTNILDLNLLKEFITYGGNYSTYVRTKSENEVNQMKAYQKQQEEIAHIKKFIASAGTYANLVKQAKSKQKIIDKMEAAGLIEPVAQPRMLRFNFEDVRKLPPPIIAFNDVGFSYSGKREDFLYKDLSFGIDMDSRVAIVGQNGTGKSTLLNLVTGALQPVDGSVQRHAGLKLGKYSQHSADQLPYDKSPLEYIESKNKEKYPEKDVQFWRGQLGRFGLSGQHQTTAIRTLSDGLRNRVVFAQLAMENPHILLLDEPTNHLDMSSIDALAKAIKEFEGGVVIVSHDFRLISQVAEELWEVKDRKIVNLTKQDIGIADYKKILMKESATAIERAKLTAKTSN; from the coding sequence ATGAAgaagcttgcgcttgcgacgGAGCGCAATGCTTCGGGTGTGATTGTTAGCGACAAGCAAAGCCGCGATATTCACATTGAAAGTTTCTCCATGTCTTTCCACGGCCGTCTCCTGATTGACAATGCCACAGTACAGCTTAACTATGGTCAGCGCTATGGCCTTCTTGGCGAGAATGGCTGCGGTAAGACAACTTTTTTGGAAGCACTTGCAAATCGTGATGTGGAAATCCCTGCGCATATCGACATTTACCTTGTCCGTGGTGAGGTCGACCCTACGGAAGAACAAGCACTAGACTACATTATCAAGTCTGCTCGCGAAAAGGTTGTGCGCATTGAGAAGGAGATTGAGGACATGTCCGTTGCTGATGACATTGACGAGATGGCACTTGCGCTCAAGTATGAAGAGCTCGAAGAACTCGACCCCAGTACGTTTGAGGCGAAAGCGAGTGCCATTCTGCACGGTCTTGGTTTCTCGCAGGCGATGATGGCCAAGCCGACCAAGGATCTTTCTGGTGGTTGGCGTATGCGTGTGTCTTTGGCGCGTGCTTTGTTCATCAAGCCGCACCTGCTTTTGATGGATGAGCCGACCAACCACTTGGACTTGGAAGCAGTCGTGTGGTTGGAGGCGTACTTGTCGACCTATAACCATATTTTGGTTTTCACTTCGCACAGTGCCGATTTCATGGACAATGTGTGCACCAACATTTTGGACTTGAATCTCCTTAAAGAGTTCATCACCTACGGTGGTAACTACAGCACCTACGTACGCACCAAGTCGGAGAATGAAGTGAATCAAATGAAGGCATACCAAAAGCAACAGGAAGAAATTGCGCATATCAAGAAGTTTATCGCCAGCGCTGGTACTTACGCCAATTTGGTCAAGCAGGCCAAGTCTAAGCAGAAGATCATTGATAAGATGGAGGCCGCTGGCCTCATCGAGCCAGTAGCACAGCCCAGGATGCTGCGCTTCAACTTTGaggacgtgcgcaagtTACCTCCTCCAATTATCGCGTTCAACGACGTCGGCTTCAGCTacagcggcaagcgcgaagACTTTTTGTACAAAGACTTGAGCTTTGGTATTGATATGGACTCTCGTGTGGCCATCGTCGGTCAGAACGGAACCGGAAAATCTACACTGCTCAATCTCGTCACAGGAGCACTCCAGCCCGTGGACGGTAGCGTGCAGCGTCACGCTGGTTTGAAACTCGGCAAGTACTCGCAGCACTCTGCCGACCAGCTGCCATACGACAAGAGCCCGCTCGAGTACATCGAGTCGAAGAACAAGGAAAAGTACCCTGAAAAGGATGTGCAGTTCTGGCGTGGCCAGCTGGGTCGCTTCGGTCTTTCTGGGCAGCACCAAACGACTGCCATTCGTACACTTTCGGATGGTCTCCGTAACCGAGttgtctttgcgcagcttgccaTGGAGAATCCTCATATTCTTTTGCTTGATGAGCCTACCAACCATTTGGACATGAGCTCGATTGACGCACTTGCCAAGGCTATTAAGGAGTTCGAGGGAGGTGTGGTTATTGTTTCGCACGACTTCCGTCTCATTTCACAGGTGGCCGAAGAGCTTTGGGAGGTCAAAGATCGCAAGATTGTCAACCTCACCAAGCAGGATATCGGTATCGCTGACTACAAGAAGATCCTTATGAAAGAGAGTGCGACTGCAATTGAGCGCGCCAAACTTACGGCGAAGACGTCCAACTAA
- a CDS encoding uncharacterized protein (EggNog:ENOG503PJV4), translating to MVALARQDFSYHVSCDTNGTVKGKSSSIELQKGEQGFLQRTGNIMRRKRIALADRSGNQLYDAQGRERTWNLQTHRIDERHMVSFVLKPYVYIGDESNGGSEHTIPGLPGAPKMPAGGMNATYYSRLVDRMLLSKPNRS from the exons ATGGTAGCCCTTGCGCGTCAAGACTTTAGTTATCATGTTTCGTGCGACACAAACGGCACTGTCAAAGGCAAGTCGTCTTCCATTGAACTCCAAAAAGGCGAACAAGGATTTTTACAAAG GACGGGCAACAttatgcgccgcaagcgcattgcCCTGGCCGATCGCAGCGGAAATCAGCTGTACGATGCGCAGGGCCGCGAGCGTACCTGGAACTTGCAGACACATCGTATTGATGAGAGGCACATGGTTTCTTTTGTG TTGAAGCCGTACGTGTACATTGGCGATGAGTCCAATGGGGGCTCTGAGCACACGATACCGGGACTTCCCGGTGCGCCCAAAATGCCTGCTGGTGGGATGAATGCGACGTACTACTCGCGTTTGGTTGACCGCATGCTGCTTTCCAAGCCCAACCGCTCGTAA
- the sds22 gene encoding protein phosphatase regulatory subunit Sds22 (EggNog:ENOG503NUKW; COG:T; BUSCO:EOG09263GUT), translated as MSSSTDAPAQPKKEVRVVGDIPVVQGPPPEPETDSEHENDHENDPDPEPELELAKSEEERDDDIDGIEELMCAFPDDETHLDLMHLRLNSTKHLNLARFAKTLQVVVLRQNAITTMRGKDLGALPNLKDLDLYDNLIEHISGLEHATQLEVLDLSFNNIRHVSRVAQLSNLHTLYLVQNKIARIRPSDFLGPIAHSLKSIELGGNRLRSLENIGMLTNLEELWVGKNKISSFDGIQSLTKLRILSIQSNRLTSLDGLQTLTNLEELYVSHNGIESLKGLENNAKLTTLDVSANRIANLDGIQHFSSLEQLWANDNQIQEINNLADYIGPQLMPKLETVYLEGNPLQRVAGASYRRKMQLILPQITQLDATSNFSAGIVYDT; from the exons atgagcagcagcacagaCGCACCTGCGCAGCCGAAGAAGGAGGTCCGTGTAGTGGGCGACATTCCAGTAGTACAGGGCCCCCCACCTGAGCCTGAGACGGATTCAGAGCATGAGAATGACCATGAGAACGACCCCGACCCGGAGCCCGAACTCGAACTCGCGAAGTCCGAAGAAGAACGGGACGACGACATAGATGGCATTGAGGAGCTCATGTGCGCATTCCCAGACGATGAGACGCATTTGGACTTGATGCATTTGCGTTTAAACTCCACCAAACATTTGAACCTTGCACGATTTGCAAAGACGCTTCAAGTCGTCGTGTTGCGTCAAAATGCAATCACGACGATGCGCGGTAAGGATTTGGGTGCACTGCCAAACTTGAAAGATCTCGATTTGTATGATAACCTAATTGAGCATATTAGCGGACTTGAGCACGCTACACAACTTGA AGTCTTGGATTTGTCCTTCAACAACATCCGCCACGTTTCCCGGGTGGCACAATTAAGCAATTTGCACACGCTCTACTTGGTGCAAAACAagattgcgcgcattcGTCCTTCTGATTTCTTGGGTCCTATTGCGCATAGTCTCAAAAGCATTGAGCTGGGGGGTAACCGATTGCGC TCTCTGGAAAATATAGGGATGCTGACGAACTTGGAGGAGCTGTGGGTGGGCAAAAACAAGATCAGCTCTTTTGATGGAATTCAATCCCTTACCAAGTTGCGCATTCTATCTATCCAGTCAAATCGCTTAACGTCGTTGGATGGGCTGCAGACACTGACAAACCTGGAGGAATTATACGTGTCGCATAACGGGATCGAATCGCTAAAAGGCCTCGAAAATAATGCGAAATTGACTACACTGGATGTGAGCGCAAACAGGATAGCCAACCTTGATGGGATCCAACATTTTTCGAGCCTCGAACAGCTCTGG GCAAACGATAATCAAATTCAAGAAATTAACAACTTGGCGGACTACATTGGACCTCAGCTGATGCCGAAGCTCGAGACGGTGTACTTGGAAGGAAACCCGTTACAGCGTGTGGCAGGAGCTAGCTACCGTCGCAAAATGCAATTGATACTACCCCAGATCACACAATTGGATGCTAC GAGTAACTTTTCCGCTGGTATTGTGTATGATACATAG
- the CAP2 gene encoding F-actin-capping protein subunit beta (EggNog:ENOG503NUTC; COG:Z) — translation MGDAQEDPLTLAFDILRRLPPSKITSNVEKLVNVLPEHADDLASGVDQPLVLRIDDSPQGASREYLCCDYNRDGNSWRSWITNTWNPPIEDSEEEDTPLVPTGKLRELELQANDAFETYRKLYYETGYSSVYLWDLNTSDSSVLPANFAGVVLFKKDLDTPSDPNAKGTFGTWDSIHVLEVSSITGIGAESNQLKSAKYKVSSTVMLTLNRHDGVATEKGDVDLSGSLSRQTVESMKVTDMPGHIINLGKLIEDIESKIRNQVQEIYFGKMHDVVDHLRSLEDLEASRNAKRLQEELVAGWER, via the exons ATGGGCGATGCCCAAGAAGATCCACTGACGCTTGCGTTCGATATTCTACGTCGTCTTCCCCCCTCTAAAATCACGTCGAATGTGGAAAAACTGGTAAATGTTCTTCCGGAGCATGCAGACGATCTTGCATCCGGAGTCGATCAGCCTCTTGTGTTACGCATTGACGATTCTCCCCAGGGCGCAAGCCGTGAATACTTGTGTTGTGATTACAATCGAGACGGAAACAGCTGGCGTAGCTGGATCACAAATACGTGGAATCCTCCCATTGAGGAcagcgaggaagaagaTACGCCATTAGTACCGACAGGAAAGCTTCGCGAGCTAGAACTACAGGCGAACGATGCGTTTGAGACGTACCGAAAATTGTATTATGAGACAGGATATTCAAGCGTGTATCTTTGGGATCTCAATACCAGTGATTCTAGTGTACTGCCAGCCAATTTTGCAGGCGTTGTCTTGTTTAAGAAAG ATCTCGATACACCATCCGACCCCAATGCCAAAGGCACGTTTGGAACGTGGGACTCGATTCATGTATTGGAAGTGTCGAGCATTACGGGTATTGGCGCGGAGAGTAATCAGCTCAAGAGTGCTAAATACAAGGTTTCCAGCACCGTCATGCTTACGCTAAACCGACACGACGGAGTCGCAACCGAGAAAGGGGACGTCGATTTGAGTGGAAGCCTTTCACGACAG ACCGTTGAGAGCATGAAAGTCACCGATATGCCCGGCCATATTATCAATCTTGGCAAGCTTATTGAGGATATCGAAAGCAAGATTCGCAACCAAGTTCAAGAGATATATTTTGGTAAAATGCATGATGTTGTTGATCACCTGCGCAGTTTGGAAGACCTGGAAGCCAGCCGCAATGCTAAAAGGCTGCAGGAAGAGCTGGTCGCGGGGTGGGAGCGCTGA